The Coleofasciculus sp. FACHB-1120 genome contains a region encoding:
- a CDS encoding DUF433 domain-containing protein, whose translation MPNLLERITVNPKQCGGRPCIRGMRIRVSDVLDLFAAGLSAEEILEEMPDLEMEDLKAALTYAARKVDHPVLVA comes from the coding sequence ATGCCAAATTTGCTTGAGAGAATTACAGTTAATCCAAAGCAGTGTGGAGGTCGTCCCTGCATTCGGGGTATGAGAATTCGGGTATCAGATGTGCTGGACTTGTTTGCGGCTGGTTTAAGTGCCGAAGAAATATTGGAGGAAATGCCCGATCTGGAAATGGAGGATCTGAAAGCAGCACTCACCTACGCGGCGCGTAAAGTCGATCATCCAGTTCTGGTGGCATGA
- a CDS encoding CHASE3 domain-containing protein has product MENKIKLGQVTQVGFGTVMALMVGIGITSKISTNTLVEAVDWVTHTYEVKDKLGGLEKNLVDAETGQRGFIITGRDTFLEPYNKALEIINKDFKEIQKLVQDNPKQLENLANIEDLSQEKISELAETIFLKKAGKETELRALVLSGKGKQVMDNLRDEIGEMIAIENELLDKRKEEAKRAEEISNFISLGGTAAAIGLACFTLWFISKKVVRPINDVTSALASSSTEISTAVEEQERIASNQAVAVNQACATMNELNASARQASEQAEASLESARQLLVLAESSTKGANQVLALAESSTKGANQVLALAESSATGSRQVLSLAASGNQSVIKTVNGMSELKEKVVAIADHILSLSEQTNQIGNISALVTGISNQTNMLALNAAVEAVRAGENSKGFTVIASEIRKLADQSKKSAEKINTLISDIQKSINLTVIVTERGKKDADETIEMSRETAEAFAKVSQAINDVVLESSTNVTQAINDVVLEAYNSVIQAIEEVVLNNQQDSITAINDVVLRSQQISLTAKQQALAIEQVVEVMNNLKQGSVETASGLEQTKIGMQIVNQSALNLNAVV; this is encoded by the coding sequence ATGGAAAATAAAATTAAGCTCGGTCAAGTTACCCAAGTCGGCTTTGGAACAGTTATGGCGCTGATGGTTGGTATAGGTATTACTTCTAAAATCAGTACAAATACTCTGGTAGAAGCAGTAGACTGGGTAACACACACTTATGAAGTTAAAGATAAACTGGGGGGGTTGGAAAAAAATCTAGTTGATGCAGAAACAGGTCAAAGAGGTTTCATTATTACGGGGAGGGATACTTTCTTAGAACCTTATAACAAAGCTCTTGAAATAATAAATAAAGACTTCAAAGAAATACAAAAACTTGTACAAGACAACCCCAAGCAATTGGAAAACTTGGCTAATATTGAAGATTTATCTCAAGAAAAAATTTCAGAATTAGCGGAAACTATTTTCTTAAAGAAAGCAGGTAAAGAAACAGAATTAAGAGCCTTAGTGCTTTCTGGTAAAGGGAAGCAAGTTATGGATAATCTTCGCGACGAGATTGGCGAAATGATTGCCATAGAAAATGAACTACTGGATAAAAGGAAAGAAGAAGCTAAACGAGCCGAAGAAATATCAAATTTTATTTCTTTAGGCGGCACTGCTGCTGCAATAGGTTTAGCTTGTTTTACTTTATGGTTTATTTCTAAAAAGGTTGTCCGACCGATTAATGACGTGACTAGTGCGCTGGCTAGTTCTTCTACAGAAATTTCTACTGCTGTAGAAGAACAAGAACGTATAGCAAGCAACCAAGCTGTTGCCGTTAATCAAGCCTGTGCCACGATGAATGAATTAAATGCATCAGCTCGGCAAGCATCAGAACAAGCAGAAGCATCGTTAGAAAGTGCGAGACAACTATTAGTCTTAGCAGAATCATCAACCAAAGGTGCAAATCAAGTCTTAGCTTTAGCAGAATCATCAACCAAAGGTGCAAATCAAGTCTTAGCTTTAGCAGAATCATCAGCAACAGGTTCAAGGCAGGTACTATCCTTAGCTGCATCAGGCAATCAATCTGTCATAAAAACTGTAAATGGAATGTCAGAATTGAAAGAAAAAGTTGTTGCGATCGCAGACCATATTTTGAGTCTGAGCGAGCAAACTAATCAGATTGGCAATATTAGCGCCTTAGTTACAGGAATATCTAATCAGACAAATATGCTAGCTTTAAATGCCGCAGTAGAGGCTGTACGAGCAGGAGAAAACAGTAAAGGTTTTACTGTTATTGCTAGCGAAATTCGTAAATTAGCCGACCAAAGCAAAAAATCAGCAGAAAAGATAAACACGCTGATCTCTGATATTCAAAAATCAATAAATTTAACAGTTATAGTGACGGAACGGGGTAAGAAGGATGCCGATGAAACGATTGAAATGTCCAGAGAGACAGCAGAGGCTTTCGCTAAAGTATCTCAAGCAATTAATGATGTTGTTCTAGAGTCTTCCACAAATGTTACTCAAGCAATCAATGATGTTGTCTTGGAAGCATATAACAGCGTGATTCAAGCGATTGAGGAAGTTGTTTTAAACAATCAACAAGACTCAATAACAGCAATTAATGATGTCGTATTACGCAGTCAACAAATTTCTCTCACGGCTAAGCAGCAAGCTCTGGCGATTGAGCAAGTCGTAGAAGTGATGAATAATTTGAAACAGGGATCGGTAGAAACAGCAAGTGGTTTAGAACAAACTAAAATTGGGATGCAAATTGTGAATCAATCAGCACTTAATCTCAATGCGGTGGTTTAG
- a CDS encoding DUF5615 family PIN-like protein, translating into MTIWVDAQLSPGIAPWIANTFGVTAVALRDIGLRDAEDYEIFEAAKAQGAIVMTKDRDFVDLVDRYGVPPQIIWLTCGNTSNTRLQEILSATLPEALELLRTGEMLVEISGD; encoded by the coding sequence ATGACGATTTGGGTAGATGCACAACTGTCGCCTGGAATTGCACCCTGGATCGCGAATACATTTGGGGTGACAGCAGTAGCCTTGCGCGATATTGGTCTGAGAGATGCTGAAGATTATGAGATTTTTGAAGCAGCAAAAGCGCAAGGAGCGATCGTTATGACCAAGGACAGAGATTTTGTTGATTTGGTCGATCGCTACGGGGTACCGCCACAAATTATCTGGTTGACGTGTGGCAATACATCTAATACGCGATTGCAAGAGATTTTGAGTGCAACATTACCTGAAGCTTTAGAGCTTTTGCGAACAGGCGAGATGTTAGTGGAGATTAGCGGGGATTAG
- a CDS encoding pentapeptide repeat-containing protein, giving the protein MWHKKSLWWILGGLGGSAIATFALLNFFRWHRLRTYEKIPDLRAVQWNGKNLAGTDFSRQIFREADLSEANLRRANLQWTDFSGAATRLIDTDLRQANLTNALLSGTQATRANFSGAILRQTDLSNASLNGARFRGADLQGAILIGAKLVGADFSEVKHDPAYLDRADLTDTGITGFRDTRLCNATMTNGAISKQGCFWPSYDLKQAAQAQDWRWMDSATSYLFKEAVIPGDAKALEQTVDEITPEQIREMPCKHLKTLDQLWRQASGDRFGFGIQRRIWESSPVNRDYTKFGEAVGWKQNGTWLKFNDLTAKESASKGSVLPIGHFPWHSWQVLEPTKTEPTRFRRVGFGEWMAHLKACKI; this is encoded by the coding sequence ATGTGGCACAAAAAAAGTTTGTGGTGGATCTTGGGAGGATTGGGAGGAAGTGCGATCGCTACCTTTGCTCTGCTCAATTTCTTCAGATGGCATCGTCTGCGTACCTATGAGAAGATTCCTGACTTGAGGGCTGTGCAATGGAATGGTAAAAACTTAGCCGGTACCGATTTTTCCCGCCAAATTTTCCGAGAGGCAGATTTATCGGAGGCAAATCTGCGACGGGCCAACCTCCAATGGACAGACTTCTCTGGTGCGGCGACTCGCCTGATTGACACCGACCTGCGCCAAGCCAACTTAACCAATGCTTTACTCTCCGGTACTCAAGCTACCAGAGCCAATTTCTCTGGAGCAATCCTGCGTCAGACAGACTTAAGCAACGCTAGCCTGAATGGTGCGCGTTTTAGAGGTGCAGATTTGCAGGGCGCGATTCTGATTGGGGCAAAACTGGTAGGGGCTGACTTCAGCGAAGTGAAGCATGATCCGGCTTATCTCGATCGAGCGGATTTGACCGATACGGGGATTACAGGATTTCGCGATACACGGCTTTGCAACGCCACCATGACAAATGGTGCAATTTCTAAACAGGGTTGCTTTTGGCCTTCCTACGATTTGAAGCAAGCAGCACAAGCTCAGGATTGGCGCTGGATGGATTCGGCAACCAGTTATCTATTTAAAGAGGCGGTGATTCCTGGGGATGCCAAGGCACTTGAGCAGACTGTAGACGAGATTACACCCGAACAAATCCGGGAAATGCCTTGCAAACATCTCAAAACGCTAGATCAACTTTGGCGACAAGCCAGTGGCGATCGCTTTGGGTTCGGCATTCAGCGGCGAATTTGGGAAAGTTCTCCAGTGAATCGAGATTACACCAAGTTCGGAGAAGCTGTGGGATGGAAGCAAAACGGGACTTGGCTCAAATTTAATGATTTAACCGCTAAAGAGTCCGCTTCCAAGGGCAGTGTTCTCCCAATCGGTCATTTTCCCTGGCACTCTTGGCAAGTTCTGGAACCTACTAAGACCGAGCCTACTCGCTTTCGCCGTGTGGGATTTGGGGAATGGATGGCACACTTGAAAGCTTGTAAAATTTGA
- a CDS encoding S-(hydroxymethyl)glutathione dehydrogenase/class III alcohol dehydrogenase produces MKTRAAIAWETGKPLEIEEIDLEGPKAGEVLVRIVATGVCHTDAFTLSGKDPEGIFPTILGHEGGGIVEEVGAGVTSVQPGDHVIPLYTPECGQCKFCLSGKTNLCQAIRATQGKGLMPDGTSRFSKNGETIYHYMGTSTFSEYTVLPEIAIAKINKAAPLEKVCLLGCGVTTGIGAVLNTAKVEPGSTVAVFGLGGIGLSVVQGAVMAQAGRIIGIDINPSKFELAMQLGATECINPKDYEQPIQQVIVELTDGGADYTFECIGNVNLMRAALEACHKGWGESTIIGVAGAGEEISTRPFQLVTGRVWRGSAFGGVKGRSQLPGYVERYLAGEIKLDEFITQTMPLEEINTAFDLMHAGKSIRSVILYS; encoded by the coding sequence ATGAAAACACGCGCGGCAATCGCTTGGGAAACTGGAAAGCCCCTAGAAATTGAAGAAATTGACCTGGAAGGGCCAAAAGCCGGAGAGGTTCTGGTTCGGATTGTTGCCACAGGTGTTTGCCATACGGATGCATTTACACTGTCTGGTAAAGATCCGGAGGGCATTTTCCCAACGATTTTGGGGCATGAAGGCGGCGGTATTGTGGAAGAAGTGGGTGCTGGCGTTACCAGCGTGCAACCAGGCGACCATGTGATTCCGCTGTATACGCCAGAGTGCGGGCAATGCAAGTTTTGTCTGTCCGGAAAAACCAATCTGTGTCAGGCAATCCGCGCCACCCAAGGCAAAGGATTGATGCCAGATGGAACCAGCCGTTTCAGCAAGAACGGTGAAACTATCTATCACTACATGGGCACCAGTACGTTCAGCGAATACACCGTATTGCCCGAAATTGCGATCGCCAAAATCAACAAAGCCGCGCCGTTAGAAAAAGTTTGTCTCTTAGGATGTGGCGTTACTACAGGCATTGGTGCTGTATTGAACACGGCGAAAGTAGAACCAGGCTCAACGGTTGCGGTGTTTGGTTTAGGGGGAATTGGTTTAAGCGTCGTTCAGGGAGCCGTAATGGCTCAAGCAGGGCGGATTATTGGCATAGATATCAACCCCAGTAAGTTTGAACTGGCAATGCAGTTAGGGGCGACGGAATGCATCAATCCCAAAGATTACGAGCAGCCCATTCAGCAAGTGATTGTTGAACTCACGGATGGCGGTGCTGATTATACGTTTGAGTGCATCGGAAATGTCAATTTGATGCGAGCTGCCCTGGAAGCTTGTCATAAAGGTTGGGGAGAATCAACGATTATTGGGGTTGCGGGTGCGGGAGAAGAAATTAGCACTCGTCCGTTTCAACTGGTTACAGGGCGCGTGTGGCGTGGTTCTGCTTTTGGCGGAGTCAAAGGGCGATCGCAACTTCCCGGCTATGTAGAACGGTATCTTGCAGGCGAAATTAAGCTGGATGAATTCATCACTCAGACGATGCCATTAGAGGAAATTAACACGGCGTTTGATCTGATGCACGCGGGTAAGAGCATTCGTTCTGTGATTCTATATTCGTAA